The proteins below come from a single Aegilops tauschii subsp. strangulata cultivar AL8/78 chromosome 6, Aet v6.0, whole genome shotgun sequence genomic window:
- the LOC109741499 gene encoding probable transcription factor KAN2 isoform X4 — protein MELFPSHPDLQLQLQISPPPATKPMDLGFWKRALDTTAAAAAAATTAASAGATFAPPSIARTHPSVPAAAGGGFHAAHYGAADGHLGGLQFLQHTQPILHEVQDLAAMKPIRGIPVYNTSQSLPFLQSQLHHHNYHHQHCYDAIGGAAGGPRSPGKVGALRLAAPPAKRNSRAPRMRWTTSLHARFVHAVELLGGHERATPKSVLELMDVKDLTLAHVKSHLQMYRTIKTTDHKPAAASSYGQAKTIIDIPDDSSFDIANTSGSESSVQQSNLDGNEHGSNMCALWSNNSRKGRSLKVE, from the exons ATGGAGCTGTTCCCGTCGCACCCGGACCTGCAGCTCCAGCTCCAAATCAGTCCGCCCCCTGCCACCAAGCCAATGGACCTAGGGTTTTGGAAGAGGGCTCTCgacaccaccgccgccgccgccgccgccgcgaccaCGGCAGCATCAGCGGGAGCTACCTTCGCACCTCCGTCCATCGCCAGGACACACCCCTCGGTGCCGGCAGCTGCCGGCGGCGGCTTCCATGCAGCGCACTACGGCGCAGCCGATGGCCACCTGGGCGGGCTGCAGTTCTTGCAGCACACCCAACCCATCCTCCACGAGGTGCAGGACCTGGCAGCGATGAAgcccatccggggcatccccgtGTACAACACCTCGCAGTCGCTCCCCTTCCTCCAGAGCCAGCTCCACCACCACAACTACCACCACCAGCATTGCTACGACGCGATCGGCGGCGCGGCAGGCGGGCCGAGGTCGCCCGGCAAGGTCGGCGCGCTGCGGCTGGCGGCGCCGCCGGCCAAGCGGAACTCCCGTGCGCCCAGGATGCGGTGGACCACGTCGCTGCACGCGCGGTTCGTCCACGCCGTCGAACTGCTCGGAGGCCACGAGA GAGCAACGCCCAAGTCGGTTCTTGAGCTAATGGACGTGAAGGATCTAACCTTGGCCCATGTCAAGTCTCACTTGCAG ATGTACCGGACCATCAAGACCACTGACCACAAACCAGCTGCTGCCTCATCCTACG GACAAGCCAAGACAATCATCGACATCCCTGACGACAGCTCCTTCGACATCGCCAACACCAGCGGGTCTGAGTCTTCAGTCCAGCAATCAAATCTTGACGGGAACGAGCATGGATCCAACATGTGCGCTCTATGGAGCAACAACTCGAG gaaaGGCCGCTCCTTGAAGgtggaataa
- the LOC109741499 gene encoding probable transcription factor KAN2 isoform X1, whose protein sequence is MELFPSHPDLQLQLQISPPPATKPMDLGFWKRALDTTAAAAAAATTAASAGATFAPPSIARTHPSVPAAAGGGFHAAHYGAADGHLGGLQFLQHTQPILHEVQDLAAMKPIRGIPVYNTSQSLPFLQSQLHHHNYHHQHCYDAIGGAAGGPRSPGKVGALRLAAPPAKRNSRAPRMRWTTSLHARFVHAVELLGGHERATPKSVLELMDVKDLTLAHVKSHLQMYRTIKTTDHKPAAASSYGQAKTIIDIPDDSSFDIANTSGSESSVQQSNLDGNEHGSNMCALWSNNSSRGAWSFHGKSRSDANPGDIKSFEDVQSQCPNVVADDAADLMSAPFRLSELVVGAKKPNLDFTLGRM, encoded by the exons ATGGAGCTGTTCCCGTCGCACCCGGACCTGCAGCTCCAGCTCCAAATCAGTCCGCCCCCTGCCACCAAGCCAATGGACCTAGGGTTTTGGAAGAGGGCTCTCgacaccaccgccgccgccgccgccgccgcgaccaCGGCAGCATCAGCGGGAGCTACCTTCGCACCTCCGTCCATCGCCAGGACACACCCCTCGGTGCCGGCAGCTGCCGGCGGCGGCTTCCATGCAGCGCACTACGGCGCAGCCGATGGCCACCTGGGCGGGCTGCAGTTCTTGCAGCACACCCAACCCATCCTCCACGAGGTGCAGGACCTGGCAGCGATGAAgcccatccggggcatccccgtGTACAACACCTCGCAGTCGCTCCCCTTCCTCCAGAGCCAGCTCCACCACCACAACTACCACCACCAGCATTGCTACGACGCGATCGGCGGCGCGGCAGGCGGGCCGAGGTCGCCCGGCAAGGTCGGCGCGCTGCGGCTGGCGGCGCCGCCGGCCAAGCGGAACTCCCGTGCGCCCAGGATGCGGTGGACCACGTCGCTGCACGCGCGGTTCGTCCACGCCGTCGAACTGCTCGGAGGCCACGAGA GAGCAACGCCCAAGTCGGTTCTTGAGCTAATGGACGTGAAGGATCTAACCTTGGCCCATGTCAAGTCTCACTTGCAG ATGTACCGGACCATCAAGACCACTGACCACAAACCAGCTGCTGCCTCATCCTACG GACAAGCCAAGACAATCATCGACATCCCTGACGACAGCTCCTTCGACATCGCCAACACCAGCGGGTCTGAGTCTTCAGTCCAGCAATCAAATCTTGACGGGAACGAGCATGGATCCAACATGTGCGCTCTATGGAGCAACAACTCGAG CAGAGGGGCCTGGTCGTTCCACGGGAAATCAAGATCAGATGCCAACCCAGGCGACATCAAATCCTTTGAG GACGTGCAATCGCAGTGCCCCAACGTCGTCGCCGACGATGCCGCCGACCTGATGTCGGCTCCGTTCCGATTGTCGGAGCTGGTCGTCGGCGCCAAGAAACCGAACCTGGACTTCACCCTAGGAAGAATGTAA
- the LOC109741499 gene encoding probable transcription factor KAN2 isoform X2, with translation MELFPSHPDLQLQLQISPPPATKPMDLGFWKRALDTTAAAAAAATTAASAGATFAPPSIARTHPSVPAAAGGGFHAAHYGAADGHLGGLQFLQHTQPILHEVQDLAAMKPIRGIPVYNTSQSLPFLQSQLHHHNYHHQHCYDAIGGAAGGPRSPGKVGALRLAAPPAKRNSRAPRMRWTTSLHARFVHAVELLGGHERATPKSVLELMDVKDLTLAHVKSHLQMYRTIKTTDHKPAAASSYGQAKTIIDIPDDSSFDIANTSGSESSVQQSNLDGNEHGSNMCALWSNNSRGAWSFHGKSRSDANPGDIKSFEDVQSQCPNVVADDAADLMSAPFRLSELVVGAKKPNLDFTLGRM, from the exons ATGGAGCTGTTCCCGTCGCACCCGGACCTGCAGCTCCAGCTCCAAATCAGTCCGCCCCCTGCCACCAAGCCAATGGACCTAGGGTTTTGGAAGAGGGCTCTCgacaccaccgccgccgccgccgccgccgcgaccaCGGCAGCATCAGCGGGAGCTACCTTCGCACCTCCGTCCATCGCCAGGACACACCCCTCGGTGCCGGCAGCTGCCGGCGGCGGCTTCCATGCAGCGCACTACGGCGCAGCCGATGGCCACCTGGGCGGGCTGCAGTTCTTGCAGCACACCCAACCCATCCTCCACGAGGTGCAGGACCTGGCAGCGATGAAgcccatccggggcatccccgtGTACAACACCTCGCAGTCGCTCCCCTTCCTCCAGAGCCAGCTCCACCACCACAACTACCACCACCAGCATTGCTACGACGCGATCGGCGGCGCGGCAGGCGGGCCGAGGTCGCCCGGCAAGGTCGGCGCGCTGCGGCTGGCGGCGCCGCCGGCCAAGCGGAACTCCCGTGCGCCCAGGATGCGGTGGACCACGTCGCTGCACGCGCGGTTCGTCCACGCCGTCGAACTGCTCGGAGGCCACGAGA GAGCAACGCCCAAGTCGGTTCTTGAGCTAATGGACGTGAAGGATCTAACCTTGGCCCATGTCAAGTCTCACTTGCAG ATGTACCGGACCATCAAGACCACTGACCACAAACCAGCTGCTGCCTCATCCTACG GACAAGCCAAGACAATCATCGACATCCCTGACGACAGCTCCTTCGACATCGCCAACACCAGCGGGTCTGAGTCTTCAGTCCAGCAATCAAATCTTGACGGGAACGAGCATGGATCCAACATGTGCGCTCTATGGAGCAACAACTCGAG AGGGGCCTGGTCGTTCCACGGGAAATCAAGATCAGATGCCAACCCAGGCGACATCAAATCCTTTGAG GACGTGCAATCGCAGTGCCCCAACGTCGTCGCCGACGATGCCGCCGACCTGATGTCGGCTCCGTTCCGATTGTCGGAGCTGGTCGTCGGCGCCAAGAAACCGAACCTGGACTTCACCCTAGGAAGAATGTAA
- the LOC109741499 gene encoding probable transcription factor KAN2 isoform X3 produces MELFPSHPDLQLQLQISPPPATKPMDLGFWKRALDTTAAAAAAATTAASAGATFAPPSIARTHPSVPAAAGGGFHAAHYGAADGHLGGLQFLQHTQPILHEVQDLAAMKPIRGIPVYNTSQSLPFLQSQLHHHNYHHQHCYDAIGGAAGGPRSPGKVGALRLAAPPAKRNSRAPRMRWTTSLHARFVHAVELLGGHERATPKSVLELMDVKDLTLAHVKSHLQMYRTIKTTDHKPAAASSYGQAKTIIDIPDDSSFDIANTSGSESSVQQSNLDGNEHGSNMCALWSNNSRTCNRSAPTSSPTMPPT; encoded by the exons ATGGAGCTGTTCCCGTCGCACCCGGACCTGCAGCTCCAGCTCCAAATCAGTCCGCCCCCTGCCACCAAGCCAATGGACCTAGGGTTTTGGAAGAGGGCTCTCgacaccaccgccgccgccgccgccgccgcgaccaCGGCAGCATCAGCGGGAGCTACCTTCGCACCTCCGTCCATCGCCAGGACACACCCCTCGGTGCCGGCAGCTGCCGGCGGCGGCTTCCATGCAGCGCACTACGGCGCAGCCGATGGCCACCTGGGCGGGCTGCAGTTCTTGCAGCACACCCAACCCATCCTCCACGAGGTGCAGGACCTGGCAGCGATGAAgcccatccggggcatccccgtGTACAACACCTCGCAGTCGCTCCCCTTCCTCCAGAGCCAGCTCCACCACCACAACTACCACCACCAGCATTGCTACGACGCGATCGGCGGCGCGGCAGGCGGGCCGAGGTCGCCCGGCAAGGTCGGCGCGCTGCGGCTGGCGGCGCCGCCGGCCAAGCGGAACTCCCGTGCGCCCAGGATGCGGTGGACCACGTCGCTGCACGCGCGGTTCGTCCACGCCGTCGAACTGCTCGGAGGCCACGAGA GAGCAACGCCCAAGTCGGTTCTTGAGCTAATGGACGTGAAGGATCTAACCTTGGCCCATGTCAAGTCTCACTTGCAG ATGTACCGGACCATCAAGACCACTGACCACAAACCAGCTGCTGCCTCATCCTACG GACAAGCCAAGACAATCATCGACATCCCTGACGACAGCTCCTTCGACATCGCCAACACCAGCGGGTCTGAGTCTTCAGTCCAGCAATCAAATCTTGACGGGAACGAGCATGGATCCAACATGTGCGCTCTATGGAGCAACAACTCGAG GACGTGCAATCGCAGTGCCCCAACGTCGTCGCCGACGATGCCGCCGACCTGA